Below is a genomic region from Halostella litorea.
GGCTTAGAACTTCTCCAAGTACTTCTCCTCTTCCCAGGAGCTGACGTGGGTCTTGTAGTCCGCGAAGTCGGCGTTTTTCGCCTCCGCGAACTTCTCGCTGACGTGGTCGCCCAGCGCCTCGGTGATGACCTCGTCCTCCTCCAGGGCATCGACCGCGGCGCCCAGGTTCGGCGGGAGCGTCTCGATGCCGTACTCCTCCCGCTTCTCGTCGTCGAACTCGTAGATGTCCTCGCGGACGGGGTCGCCGGGGTCGGCGTCGTTCTCGATGCCGTCCAGGCCCGCGGCGATGACGCTCGCGAGCGCGAGGTAGGGGTTGCACGACGGGTCGGGGCTGCGGATCTCGAAGCGCGCGCTCGCACCCGCGGCGTCGGGGACGCGGATGAGCGCCGAGCGGTTGACGTCCGACCACGCGATGTACACCGGGGCCTCGTAGCCGGGGACGAGGCGCTTGTAGGAGTTCACGGTCGGGTTCGTGACGGCCGTGAACGCCTGGGCGTGGTCGAGGACGCCGCCCATGAACTTGTAGGCGACCTCCGAGAGGTTGAACTCGTCGTCCTCGTCGGCGAACGCGTTGCCGTCCTCGTCGAACAGCGAGATGTGGCTGTGCATGCCGGAGCCGTTGATCTCGCCGATCGGCTTGGGCATGAACGTCGCGTGGAGGTCGTTCTGCTCGGCGACGGCGCGGACGACCGCGCGGAACGTGGCGATGTTGTCG
It encodes:
- the glnA gene encoding type I glutamate--ammonia ligase, which produces MTTGNLAEEAEGLTAEEEAVLEEIEEENVKFVRLQFTDITGTVKNVSIPAGQVEKAFKEGIWFDGSSIEGFVRIQESDMRLEPDPETFAVLPWRSDDDAASARLICDVANTDGTPFSGGPRQVLKSVLERAESMGYEVSIGPEPEFFLFEKDENGKATTTPHDSGGYFDLAPKDLASDVRREIIFTLEDMGFEIEASHHEVAEGQHEINFKYDDALGTADNIATFRAVVRAVAEQNDLHATFMPKPIGEINGSGMHSHISLFDEDGNAFADEDDEFNLSEVAYKFMGGVLDHAQAFTAVTNPTVNSYKRLVPGYEAPVYIAWSDVNRSALIRVPDAAGASARFEIRSPDPSCNPYLALASVIAAGLDGIENDADPGDPVREDIYEFDDEKREEYGIETLPPNLGAAVDALEEDEVITEALGDHVSEKFAEAKNADFADYKTHVSSWEEEKYLEKF